A genomic stretch from Chitinophaga agri includes:
- a CDS encoding 7TM diverse intracellular signaling domain-containing protein, which translates to MDSIKKGVKLRALCLVLLLTTGLQAIYAQEVVQIDTALREHIFTYNEIQYLEDLSGRLTLNQVRSDSISALFKPSAVSTPQNQHLGGPVWFRVKIRHNREAHKYYLLEFFDQTIDDIVAYLPDTAGRYREEKVGDKYPFAQRWFHHKNFELSLDNDRQDEAVYYFRISSRQTADVIIVIRSIDRFVSYALSEYLTFGIFYGMIFIFSFYNLIMFIAMRQRQYLYYVLYNLSVVLYEMCTDGIAYQWLWPNAPVWNQYAFAWPLFSMSIFALLFTSSLLHVKARAPLLNKLITGVIIARGAYFLCCLFINPYWFNYKFIELLPLAVAFYTGIYIWLRGYRPARFFVLGYSFLFVGFMLKFFIMLGYTWLNFGIVSYYSLSFCFILEMFFLSFAVGDKVRLLKKKRDKAHRQMIRQMTENARLKDSQNRELEAQVAARTKQLSEQAGIIAAQNEELLKNNALLETQAAEITRMNALLEQDNQQLQTNVEKVTRARAMSTTLDFEEFSKIYPDKESCLRFLSDLKWTGDFRCRKCNNDHYYAGHQPFSRRCSKCGYEESATAYTIYQNIRIPINKAFYLTFLVYSTKGKISSHKLSEILDIRQSTCWSYATRILKMMDERKKELRQANGQGWSLLVLDEREAE; encoded by the coding sequence ATGGACAGTATTAAAAAGGGAGTGAAGTTAAGAGCCCTATGCCTCGTGTTGTTGCTGACGACAGGACTACAGGCTATCTATGCTCAGGAGGTCGTGCAGATCGATACCGCGTTAAGGGAGCACATTTTTACATATAACGAGATTCAATACCTGGAGGATCTATCTGGCCGGTTAACATTAAACCAGGTGCGCAGTGACAGTATTTCTGCCCTTTTTAAACCCAGTGCTGTCAGTACACCACAGAACCAGCATCTGGGAGGACCGGTTTGGTTCCGCGTTAAGATCCGGCACAACAGGGAGGCACATAAATATTACCTGCTCGAATTTTTTGATCAGACGATCGATGATATTGTCGCCTATCTCCCTGACACGGCCGGTAGGTACCGGGAGGAAAAGGTAGGCGATAAGTATCCCTTTGCACAACGCTGGTTCCACCATAAGAATTTCGAACTGTCGCTGGATAATGACCGGCAGGACGAGGCAGTCTATTATTTCAGGATCAGTTCCCGGCAGACGGCCGATGTGATCATTGTGATCAGGTCTATAGACCGGTTTGTGTCCTATGCACTGAGCGAGTACCTGACCTTCGGCATTTTTTATGGCATGATCTTCATCTTCAGCTTTTATAACCTGATCATGTTCATTGCCATGCGACAGCGGCAGTACCTGTACTATGTGTTGTACAACCTGAGTGTGGTATTGTATGAGATGTGTACAGATGGTATCGCCTATCAATGGCTCTGGCCCAATGCACCGGTCTGGAACCAGTATGCCTTTGCCTGGCCGCTGTTCAGTATGAGCATTTTTGCATTATTGTTCACCAGCAGTCTGTTACATGTAAAGGCCCGGGCCCCCTTGCTGAATAAGCTGATCACCGGAGTGATCATCGCCCGCGGCGCCTACTTTTTATGTTGCCTGTTCATTAATCCATATTGGTTCAATTATAAGTTTATCGAACTGTTGCCGCTGGCAGTCGCCTTCTATACCGGTATTTACATCTGGCTCAGGGGATACCGGCCTGCCCGTTTCTTTGTATTAGGGTACAGTTTCCTTTTCGTGGGTTTCATGTTGAAATTTTTTATTATGCTGGGGTATACCTGGCTGAATTTTGGCATTGTTAGTTATTATAGTCTGAGTTTCTGTTTTATACTTGAAATGTTCTTTTTATCATTTGCTGTAGGCGATAAAGTGCGTTTGCTGAAGAAGAAGCGGGATAAGGCGCACCGGCAGATGATCCGGCAGATGACAGAGAATGCCCGGCTGAAAGACAGTCAGAACCGGGAACTGGAAGCACAGGTGGCTGCCCGGACCAAACAGTTGTCAGAGCAGGCTGGGATCATTGCCGCTCAGAATGAGGAGTTACTAAAGAATAATGCCCTGCTGGAAACGCAGGCAGCTGAGATCACGCGGATGAACGCCCTGCTGGAGCAGGACAACCAGCAGTTGCAGACGAATGTAGAGAAGGTGACACGGGCAAGAGCGATGTCTACTACGCTTGATTTTGAAGAGTTTAGTAAGATCTATCCTGATAAGGAAAGTTGTCTGCGCTTCCTGTCCGATCTGAAATGGACGGGTGATTTTCGTTGCCGTAAGTGTAATAATGATCATTATTACGCAGGTCATCAGCCTTTTAGCCGTCGTTGCAGCAAATGTGGTTATGAAGAATCGGCAACTGCCTATACTATTTACCAGAACATCCGTATTCCGATCAATAAGGCATTCTATCTCACCTTCCTGGTGTACTCTACCAAGGGTAAGATATCGTCTCACAAGCTGTCCGAAATTCTGGACATCCGGCAAAGTACCTGCTGGTCATATGCCACCCGCATTTTGAAAATGATGGACGAGCGGAAGAAGGAACTGAGGCAGGCAAACGGGCAGGGGTGGAGTTTGCTGGTACTTGACGAAAGAGAGGCTGAGTGA